The sequence TTACTGTTATTGAAGCGGTGGATGCACCGGTACTCCAACTATAAGATGAACCACCACTCGCGGTTAAGGTGGTGCTTTGACCATTACATATCGTTGAAGTGCCACTTATAGATGGAGTTGGTAAGGGATTAACCGTAACATTTATGGAGCCATGTCCCGTGGTACAACCTGTTGGACTTGTTACCGTAACAGTATAGGTACCACTAGAATTTACAGTTATTGTTTGACTTGTAGCCCCTGTATTCCAATGATAAGCGGGATAACCAGAGCCTGCATTAAGTGTTACACTGCCTCCAGAACAAAAAGTGGTGGGTCCACTTGCAGTAATAACAGGATTAATTACTTCTGCTGGTACATAAGTAATATATAAATCTGCTTTATTAATACACATAGCTGTTCCACTGCATATTTGAAAAGTATTAGTTCCACCATAAACATAACCTGGTAAACCGCAAATATATGAACCTGTTGCACCAACAGAAGTTGCACAAGGATTAACATCACAAAAACACCCTGAATTTCCATCATAAGCAGTAGATACTGGTTGACCATTAACATAACCATTTATTGAAGAGCCAACACAATTAGCTGTCCAATAATATACTTGTATATTAGTAACTAAATTACCCGGTGGCACAGGGTCAACAAAAGTCATGTCCTTACATGGTGGAGTGTCTCCACAATAACTTCCCGGGGTATTGGTACACCAATAATCGGCACCGCAAACAGCACATCCACCACAAGCTTGAAATCCACCATATGTAATGGTGGTCATAATCGTTGTTTGAGCCAAAACAAATAACGAATTAATCCCAAAAATTAATAGTAATATTACTTTTTTCATGGTTTTCAATTTTAAGCAAAATTACTTATTTTTACGACATAACCAAAAAAAAGTTTAAAAATGTTAAAAAAATTAAATGTGCAATAAAATGCTAATAAACCCTGTAGTTGAGTATTATCAATTTACAGTGAATGAGGTATAAATTAGTTATTTTTTAACGTAAACTTAAAATAAAATTACTTAAATTTAATTTTAAAATTGGTCTAAAATCTTTCTCTGAAAAGAAAGTTATAGGATATTGAAATAATCCATACCTTTGCAGTATATACTTAATGAATGAAAAGTTTTTTATTTATTTTATTTGCTTTTTTGTCGATTGCTACATATGAACAAAATTTCGACAAAGCTGTTGTAATTACCGAAAAAGATTCTACACAAATACATTCAAATATGTATAGGTACAATAAGCAGTTTAAAGCAGACCTTTCAAATTATTCATTCCCAACTGATACCGGATTGTATAAAAAGGTATTTCATAATCCACCCGTTTGTCAGGGCAATACGGGGACATGCTGGTGTTTTTCTACCACATCTTTTTTCGAGAGCGAAGTTTTTCGCCTCACCGGCAAAAAAGTAAAACTATCTGAGATGTACGTTGTTTATTGGGAATATGTAGAACGAGCTATTGATTTTGTAAAAACTCATGGTAAAACTTATGTCGATGAAGGTTCAGAAGCCTCAGCTTTACTTAGGATTTATCAAAAATATGGTGCTGTACCCCTTGCTGCATACGAAGGCAAACCTACATACCGAAAGCAGCATAGCCATAGAACAATGGTGAAAGAAATAAAGAATTTTTTAGCACAGGTAAAAGAAAATAATATCTGGAACGAAGTATATGTGGTGAATGTAGTTAAATCATTGCTCAATGCAGAAATGGGCGTTCCTCCCACCTCGTTTTTGTATGACGGAAAAGAATACACCCCCCAAGAGTTCTTAAAAGAATATTTGCAAATAAATCCGGTTGCCTATTTCAATTTTATGTCAACCCTTACAGCTCGTTATTACGAAAAAAGCGAACTTATTGAAAACGATAATTGGTGGCACTGCAGAGAATATTACAATGTTCCAATCGATACATTTGTTAAACTTATTAACAAGGCACTAGAAAATCAATACAGCGTGTGTCTATGTGGTGATGTAAGCGAAGCCGGCTATGACCATAATGAATTAAAATTAGCGGCTATTCCAATTTTTGATATTCCTGAAAATCAAATAAACGAATCGTCAAGAGAAATGCGTTTACAAAACCAAACAACCACCGACGACCATTGCATTCATATGGTGGGTTATTACTATAAAAATGGAAAGTATTGGTATTTGATAAAGGATAGTAATGGAAATACCTTTGATGGTCTATTCCCCGGATATCGCATTTATAGCGAGGATTACGTTAAATTAAAAATGATGAATATTTTGATTCATGGTAATGCCGCTCGATGGTTATTAGATAGAATCGTGAAATGAATGCGAAAGAGTTAATACGAAAAATGTTACCGGGCTTATTGCCCCTTCTTATTTTTATCATAGCCGATGAAGTTTTTGATACTGTAGTAAGTTTATCTATTGCAATTGCTGTTGGTATTTTTCAAGCGATATGGATTTTTATCAAAGAAAAAAGATTCGATTATTTTGTATTGCTCGACACCGGATTAATTATAATTCTTGGTCTTATCTCCATCATATCGCACGATGAATTGTTTTTTAAACTTAAACCAGGAATCGTTCAGGTCATTATGTGCATCATGTTGCTATTTATAGCATTTGCACCTCCAACGTTTTTAGCAGCTATGATGGGACGTTATGGCTTAAACACAGAATTGAACGAAGAAAGTGTTCGTATTTTACGTAGAAACATGAAATTATTAAGCGTTTTATTATTACTCCATACCGGATTAGTTTTTTACTCTGCATTTTACATGTCAAAGGAGGCTTGGGGTTTTATAAGCGGCGTGTTACTTTATCTTATTTTTGGTGTATATTTTTTGGCTGAGTTTCTTCGTATGTATTGGAATAAAAGAAAATTTGCCAGCGAAGAATGGGTTCCACTGGTTGACGAAGCAGGGAAAATTGTTGGCAAAGCCCCTCGCTCTATGGTTCATAAAGATAAAAATTTACTACATCCGGTTATTCATGTACACATATTTAATAAAGAACGAAAATTATTTTTGCAAAAAAGAGCTTCAAATAAACTTGTACAACCTGGGAAATGGGATACTGCTGTAGGTGGACATATCTCATGGGGCGAAACCATTGAACAGACGATAAAAAGAGAAACATTCGAAGAACTTGGCATAGAATTACAAAAAACAATATTCATCGGAAAATATATTTGGCATTCCGAAATCGAAAGCGAATTAATTTATGTATTCATAACCGAATATAATAACACTATATCTCCCAAAAACAACGAAATAGATGACGGAAAATTTTGGTCAAAAAAAGAAATTGAACTAAATTTGAACAAAGGAATATTTACACCTAATTTTGAACATGAGATTCCATATATAGAGCATTTTTTCGATAAAAAAAATAAATGGTAACATGTTTATTTTAGCAGATAGCGGTTCAACTAAAACAACTTGGTCCATTGTTGACAAACATGGTCATATCATTGAAAAAGAAACAATAGGGCTTAATCCGTTGCATGTGAATAAAGAACTAATTAGCAACACTGTTTTTCATGTAACAAAAGACATCCCCTACCACGAAATTCAATATATTCATTTTTATGGTGCTGGCTGTGCGTCAAAAGAAATGCAAAAATTGGTTCAACTTGCTATAAAAGATGTTATTAATAACAATAATATTTTTGTTGACAGCGATATTTATGCTGCCGCTCATGCTTTACTCCAAAATCAAGAAGGTTGGATTGCTATTCTTGGCACTGGTTCTAATTTAGCTTATTACGATGGTAAAACTATTTTAAAACATACCCCATCGCTTGGATATATTTTAGGCGACGAAGGAAGTGGTTCATATTTAGGGAAAGAACTACTAAAACTATATGCTTATAAAAAAATAGATAAAGAGCTATGTAACGAATTTGAAAAGTTTTTAAACCTCTCATTAAACGAAATACTCGTAGAAATATACCATAAACCCAATGCAAATCGTTATTTAGCCAATTTTACGTATTTTATTAAAAAACATCGCCAACACCCCGATATACAAACACTACTCAACAATGCTTTTGAATTGTTTTTAAAAACTCACTTAGAACCTTTTATAGATAAATATTCACAAAACATTGCTTTTTGTGGATCAGTTGCTTCTATTTTTAAAGAAGAATTAATACAGGCTTGCCAATTTTATCATTTAAACATTCAAGCTATTGAATCGTCTCCCATGAAAAAGCTTATTCGCTATCATCTTAACAATAAACGTATATAACTAGTTTTCAGAAGTATTAACAAACTTAACAATTTCTTAACATACCTTCTTTTATAATATTCGACCTTTGCAAAAATATATAAAACATATAATTATGGGACTTAATAGTTTTTTTCAAATTCTTGTGCCAAAAGACAAAAAATTTTATCCTTCGTTTAAAGAAGCAACTAGCAATTTAGTGGAAGTTTCAGAAGTGCTCATTTCACTAATGAAAACTGATAACTGGGATGACAGAATAAAACTCATATCAAAAATTAAAGAATTAGAAAAAAAAGGTGATGATGTCACTCATAAAATGTTTGATATGCTCAACAGTTCCTTCATAACTCCATTCGACCGAGAAGATATTCACAATTTAATCTCATCCATTGATGATGTAGTCGATTATATAAATGGTGCTGCTCAACGATTTTTATTATATAAACCCAAATCGAACTCTACCGATTTTTTAAAACTTGCTGAATTAATTTTTGATGGTTCAAAATCAATTCAAAATGCCATTGAGCATATTGACAATTTAAAACATCCTCAACAAATAAAAGAAGCTTGCATTCACGTTAATGAAATTGAAAACCTGGCTGATGATGTTTACCACATTGCCATTTCACAATTATTTGAAAAGGAAACAGATACAATAGAATTAATAAAGAAAAAAGACATTCTTCAGATTTTAGAAAAAGCTACCGACAAACTTGAAGATGCTTCGGATGTTATTAAGTCTATTATGATAAAACAAGCTTAATATGAGTACACTTGTTATTATTATTATAGCCATTGCCCTTATTTACGACTTTTTAAATGGGATGAACGATGCAGCAAACTCAGTAGCAACTATAGTAGCAACTAGGGTTTTATCTCCATTTATGGCAGTTCTATGGGCAGCAATATTTAATTTTGCTGCTTATTTTATATTTGGCTTACATGTTGCCAATACGATGGGCAAAGGCATAGTAGAACCTCATGTTGTTGAACCTTGGTTTGTATTTTCTGCATTAGTTGGCGCTGCTGCATGGGTATGGTTATGCACTCAATTAGGTTTACCTATTAGTGTTTCGCATGCTCTTATTGGTGGTATGGTTGGACCTGCTTGGTTCGTTTTTGGACCCGATGCTGTTATAGGTTCAGGTATTATAAAAGTTGTAATTTTTATATTTGTTTCCCCTATTGTAGGCTTTATTTTAGGTTATTTATTTATGATTTTAACCAAATTTATACTTAAAAAATCAAAACCAAATAAAGTAGATGCATGGTTTAGAATATTGCAGCTCTTATCTTCAGCTTTTTTTAGTCTAGGACACGGCAGCAACGACGCACAAAAAACTATGGGTATCATAGCAGTACTTTTATTTAGTACCGGATATTTGGGCACAGAATTTTATGTCCCAGAATGGGTCGTTATTTCGTGCTATGTAGCAATTGCATTAGGAACTTTAACAGGCGGATGGAAAGTAATAAAAACTATGGGTGTAAATTTAACAGACCTTAAACCAGTTCATGGATTTGCCGCCGAAACAGCAGGTGCTACTACATTAGCCATGTCTGCGTTTATGGGAATACCGGTAAGCACAACCCATACCATATCAGGGGCTATTATGGGAGTTGGCGTAACCCGAAGAGTATCGGCTGTACGTTGGAAAATTGCTCAAAATATTATTGGTGCCTGGATACTTACTATACCAACTACAATGATAGTTTCAGGACTTTTGTATATTTTAATACGAACCATTGTTTTTTAAAAGTACATCATAACCATAAAAAAGCCTTTGTTCTGAACAAGGGCTTTTTTTATTCATATGTTTTTTCGTACTTTAGCAAAATTTTTAGCTTAAATTACCAAACTAATGAATAAATTTTGCTTTTTAATAATTATACTAACCTACTGCTCACTTTCATTTGCTCAAAAAAATATCGATTCGTGCATTACATTTCCAATGTTTTCGGCTAACTATATGCTTCAAGTTCCTTCAGGCGATATGGCTAAACGTTATGGATTAAATTCAAATGTAGGTGGCTCTTTTATGATTAAAAATAAAAAAAATATCCTAATAGAATTAAATATCAACTTCATTTTTGGAAATAATTTAAAAGGTGATGCCACTCATTTGTTCGATAGTATAAGTACTTCTAATAACCAAGCCATCATCAATGAAAATGGCGAATATGCTAAAGTCCGTACCTTTGAACGTGGTTTTTTTGCAGGAGCTAAAATAGGAAAAATTATTTCATTTGGAAAACCAAACACCAATAGCGGTATATTAGTTACACTAGGTAGTGGTTACTTACAACATAAAATTCGAATAGAAAATGATGGTAATAATGCACCTCAAATCTTAGGCGATTATAAATTAGGTTACGACAAACTACGATATGGCTTAGCAATAAGCGAATTTATCGGATATGTTTATTTTAGCAAATCGCAAGCACTAAATTTTATGGCAGGTTTTGAATTTTATCAATCATGGACAAAAAGTGGCAGAAGTTGGGATTTCAATTTAATGAAAAAAGACGACGGTCATTATTTAGACCTTTTACATTCGCTTAAAGTTGGCTGGATTATTCCTATCTATCGAAAAGAACCTCAGCCTTATTATTTTTATTAATTATGCTTTGGATATATAGGTTTTCGTTATTCGCATATAAATTATTAATTCAAATTGCCTCATTGTTTAATGAAAAAGCATCGCTTTGGATTAGCGGGCGAAAAAATATTTGGCAAAAAATATCGCAATTTCAAGTATTAGCTCAACATCAGGTTCTTTGGATGCATGTATCGTCATTAGGTGAATTTGAACAAGGTCGCCCACTTATTGAACAAATAAAAAAAAACTATCATAATATTCAAATTATCATCACCTTTTTCTCGCCTTCAGGCTATGAAATTAGAAAAAATTATACTTTTGCTGATGCTATTTTTTATCTCCCCCTTGACTCGCCCAAAAATGCTCAACGGTTTTATGATATCATAAAACCCAATTGGGTTATCTTTGTTAAATATGACTTTTGGTTTTTTTATATTCGCGAAGCATATTTACGTAAAATTCCTATTTTCCTTATTTCGGCCGTTTTTAAACCCAACCAGATATTTTTTAAATTTTATGGACATTTTTATAGAAAAATGCTTCGTTATTTCTCGCAAATTTATGTTCAAGACGATACATCCAAATTATTACTTCAAAAAATAAATATTAATTCTATTGTAGCAGGCGACACTCGATGCGACAGAGTATTGCAAATAGCTCAAAGTCCCTTACCATTAAACAACATAAGAGATTTTATTAAACAACGTGTTGTAGTTATTGTAGGAAGCGCTTGGGATAAAGACATTAAAATTCTTAAAAATATAATAGAACAAACTCAAAAAAATAATGTTTTATGGATTATTGCACCTCATGTTGTTAATGAAGAACATATTCAAGACTTAATTCAAATAATCGACCTCCCAGCTATTCGCTATACTCAAATAAACGACATCAATAATAATATTAAAAATGGTGTTTTATGGATAGATACGATTGGAATTTTATCATCATTGTATCAATTTGCAACAATTGCATACATAGGAGGAGGATTCGGAAAAGGTATTCACAATACTTTAGAGCCTGCATCATTCGGAGTTCCAGTTGTTTTTGGTCCCAACTATCATAAGTTTAATGAAGCCGAAGACATGATAAAACTGGGTGCTGCTTTTTCGATTAGTAATGCTGATGAAGCTTTTCAAATAATAAATCAATTAATTCAAAACGAAACATTTCGCTCAAAAGCTTCCATAAAAGCTCAAATGTACATTCAAAAAAGTGCAGGAGCCACACAAAAAATAATACAACAATTATTTCACTAATCTTTAATCAACTATAATTCTTTTACTTAAAAAGATAATTCCACGTCTATTTTATTTTTAGATAAAGTTGTACTTTTGCGAAAATTATTGTTTAACTAAATCCATGAAAATGAAAATTATTACATTGCTTGTTGTTTCGGGATTAAATTTTTCGCTTTTTTCACAAAATGTACTTATTAGTGGATACGTAAAAGATAAAAAAACGCATGAACCACTACCAGGTGTTAACATTGTTCTCGACGATAATTCGGGTGCTGCTACCGACGTAAATGGTTTTTATTCTTTCAAATCGAATAAAGGAGGCTATCAAACTATAAAATTTAACTTTTTAGGATATCAAACTTATTCTCAAACCATTAACTTATCAGACAAAGAACAACTTAATTTAAATGTCGAATTAGAAGAAAATATACAAGTAATTGACGAAGTAGTAGTAAGTGCTTCAAAATTTGAGCAAAAAATATCGGAAGTTACTGTTTCGATGGAAGTTATAAAACCTAAATTGCTCGAGAACAACAACGTAATTTCAATGGAAACAGCTATAAATAAAATCCCTGGCGTTGATATTACCGGCGATCAACCTAGCATTCGTGGTGGTAGCGGATACAGCTATGGAGCAGGCACAAGAGTTATGTTATTGGTTGATGATATGCCCTTAATTTCACCCGATGCAGGTGATATAAAATGGAATTTTTTGCCTATTGAAAATGTTTCACAAATAGAAGTTATTAAAGGTGCAGCATCTGCATTATTTGGTTCATCGGCACTTAACGGAGTTATTAATGTGCGTACGGCCTATCCAAAGTTTGAACCCGAAACAAAGGTTACCATTTTTAATGGAATATATATGAATCCAAAACGCAAAGAACTTAAATGGTGGGGACAAACACAACCCTTGTTTGTAGGATCCAATTTATTTCACATGCAGCGTTACAAAAATTTAGATATTGTGCTGGGAGCTAGTGGCTACAGCGATAACGGATATCGTCAATCCGAAACCGAAGAACGCATTCGCGGAAATTTTAACCTTCGATATCGATTTCCCAAAAAAGAAGGATGGGCAATTGGGCTTAATGGAAATTTAATGAATATAGATAAAACCGACTTCTTTTTGTGGCAAAATGCCGACTCCGGAGCATGGCGACAAGACCCTGCATCAGTAACTCGTAATATTGGAACACGTATTAATATAGACCCATTCTTTACATTCTATACCTCACCTAACGATAAGCATAATATTCGTACCCGATACTTTTATGTTAAAAACAGAGTGCCCGGAGATTCTTCAAAAGATAGTCATTCGGGCTTATATTATGCAGAATATTTATTCCAACATCAGGTAAAAGACAATTTTACATATAGTTTAGGTGCATTACATGTTTATAGCGATATTCAGGGCAAACTATTCGACAAACACAATGCCACCAATATAGCCATCTACGGACAAATGGACAAAAAAATAAATAAATTTAATCTATCAGCCGGGATTAGAGCCGAGTATTTTAGAATTGATAAAACAGAATCCAAATCGGTTATCAATGGTGATACTATTGTCGATATCCCTATCCAACCGGTAGCTCGTATTGGTGTAAACTATCAATTAGCCGAACATACTTTTATTCGTTCGTCATTTGGGCAAGGGTACCGTTTCCCTTCTATTGCCGAAAAATTTACTTATACCAATGTAGGTGCATTAAACATATTTCCCAACCCCAATCTAAAACCCGAAACTGGTTGGAGTGCCGAAATTGGCATTAAACAAGGAGTTAAAATTTCTAATTGGAATGGATACCTCGACGCATCAGCATTCTGGCAAGAATACAACAAAATGATGGAATACACATTCGGCTTTTATGACCCTAAAACATATAGAGCTCTTGATATTCATAACCCAGATGACCTAACAATTATTGCAACATATGGATATAAAGCACTTGGTTTTCAATCACAAAATATTGGACACGCAAAAATTACCGGCTTTGATATAACCTTTACCGGAATGGGATCATTTTTTGGCATTCCTGCAACCTTATTGGCAGGCTATACCTATACCAATCCTATTGATTTAAACGATAAAGATTCGTCCAAGAGTACATCGTCTAATATGCTAAAATACAGGTATTACCATTCATTAAAAGGCGATTTTCAGCTAGATTTTAAAAAGATTTCAACAGGCATCAGTTTGCTATATCAAAGTTATATGGTTAACATTGACAAAGCTTTTGAAGATTTAACCGGCGACGGTCCTGGAGTAGGAATTGAACTTTTACCCGGTTTATATGAATATAGACAAAAACACAACAAAGGCTACATAGTATTTGATTATCGTATATCGTGGAATATTACAGAACAAAGTAAACTATCGTTGGTAGTAAAAAATATATTTAATAAAGAATACATGGGACGACCAGGCGACATTCGTCCACCACGAAATGTTTCATTACAATATATTTTATCACTTTAAAAAACTATCTTTGCAAAAAAAACAATGACTCCTTCAGAACGATTAATTTTAGTTTGTAACGACGACGGATACTTTGCTAGCGGTATTGCATCTCTGATTGAAGTTGTAAGACCTTTAGGCAGAGTAATTGTTGTTGCACCCGAAAAAGGCGAATCAGGTAAGTCGCATTCTATTACTATGACAACTCCCATTCGTTTAAATTTAATTAAAGAAGAAAAAAATCTATGCATATATGCTTGCTCAGGAACCCCTGTCGATTCACTTAAGTTAGCATTACATCAGGTACTTGATAGAAAACCAGACTTAGTGGTTTCGGGCATCAATCATGGTAGCAATTCCTCCATTAGTGTAATTTATTCGGGTACTATGGGAGCTGTTATCGAAGCATGCCTTAATGGCATTCCTGCGGTAGGTTTTTCGTTACTCGACTATGCCACCCATCCTGATTTTACTGCTTCAAAACATGTAGCTAAAATCATAGTTAATAATATTTTACAATTTGGACTTCCCAACGAAGTTTGTTTAAATGTCAATATTCCTAAATTGCCAATTAAAAAATTAAAAGGCATAAAATTATGTCGTCAAGCCAAAGGAGTTTGGAAAGAAGATTTTGTAAAACGTCTTGATCCCCATAATACACCCTATTACTGGATGACAGGGAATTTTGATAATTTTGAACCAAACGCTACCGATACCGACGAATATGCACTTGCCAATGGATATGCTTCGGTAGTCCCTGTTAAAATTGATTTTACCGCCTATCAAGCATATAACTTTTTAGAAAAATGGAATTATGAACTCTAAATTTTCTAAATATAATCGAATTTGGGTTGGTTTAATTGTCGGTTTAATCTTTCCCATTTTGGGGTTACTTGTTCTTTATTTATTTGACCGTTCTTATCATTCATTAAGAAACTTTTTGATATTATCTTATCAATTAGGAGTAATGTCTAACCTTTTAAGCATAAGTTTATTAGCGAATCTTGTAGGTTTTTATTTTTTTCTAAATAAAGAATGGTACTACGCCGTAAGAGGTGTAATGATAGCTGTTTTAATTTGGGGAGCTGTTATTTTATTTATACGTTTAACCATTCCAGAATTGTGAAATATTATATCATCTGTGGCGAAACATCGGGCGATATGCATGCTGCTAATTTGGTCAAAGGATTAAAAAAATATGACCCAACTGCACAAATTAGAGCATGGGGAGGTAATTCGTTAATAGCACAAGGAGTAGAAGTAGTTAAGCATATTCGCGATTTGAGCTTTATGGGACTGGTCGAAGTCCTGCTTCATTTAAAAACAATCAAACATAATTTTAAATTTGCTTACAGCGATATTTTGAATTTTAATCCGGATGTGTTGATTTTAGTTGACTTTCCGGGATTTAATCTTCGTCTTGCTAAATGGGCAAAGAAAAATGGAATTAAGGTTTTTTATTATATTTCGCCTACTGTATGGGCATGGCACCAGTCTCGCGTATACCAGGTTCGCGACTATGTTGACAAAATGTTTGTTATACTGCCATTTGAAAAAGATTTTTACAAAAAATTTAATGTCGATGTTGATTACGAAGGACATCCTATTTTAGACATCTTAGCATCCGAATTGAATAAAACAGAAACTTTTACCCATTTCTGTAACCGTCATCAATTAAATGAAAAAAATATCATAGCCCTCTTGCCCGGAAGTCGTAAACAAGAATTAACTCAAATGCTAAAGGTTATGACTTCAATCACCGCAGATTTTAAAAACTACAATTTTGTTATTGCCGGTTTATCTTTTCTACCTAAAGACTTGTATTCGTTTGCATTAACATTACCTAATGTGCAAATTATATACGACGACACGTATGCTCTACTAAAACAAGCTAAAGCAGCTATTGTTACCTCTGGAACAGCTACATTAGAAACTGCACTTTTTAAAGTACCACAAATAGTTTGCTACAAAACCAATCCAATAACTTTTGCTATAGGTAAACGCCT is a genomic window of Bacteroidales bacterium containing:
- a CDS encoding peptidase C1 — protein: MKSFLFILFAFLSIATYEQNFDKAVVITEKDSTQIHSNMYRYNKQFKADLSNYSFPTDTGLYKKVFHNPPVCQGNTGTCWCFSTTSFFESEVFRLTGKKVKLSEMYVVYWEYVERAIDFVKTHGKTYVDEGSEASALLRIYQKYGAVPLAAYEGKPTYRKQHSHRTMVKEIKNFLAQVKENNIWNEVYVVNVVKSLLNAEMGVPPTSFLYDGKEYTPQEFLKEYLQINPVAYFNFMSTLTARYYEKSELIENDNWWHCREYYNVPIDTFVKLINKALENQYSVCLCGDVSEAGYDHNELKLAAIPIFDIPENQINESSREMRLQNQTTTDDHCIHMVGYYYKNGKYWYLIKDSNGNTFDGLFPGYRIYSEDYVKLKMMNILIHGNAARWLLDRIVK
- a CDS encoding NUDIX domain-containing protein, which codes for MNAKELIRKMLPGLLPLLIFIIADEVFDTVVSLSIAIAVGIFQAIWIFIKEKRFDYFVLLDTGLIIILGLISIISHDELFFKLKPGIVQVIMCIMLLFIAFAPPTFLAAMMGRYGLNTELNEESVRILRRNMKLLSVLLLLHTGLVFYSAFYMSKEAWGFISGVLLYLIFGVYFLAEFLRMYWNKRKFASEEWVPLVDEAGKIVGKAPRSMVHKDKNLLHPVIHVHIFNKERKLFLQKRASNKLVQPGKWDTAVGGHISWGETIEQTIKRETFEELGIELQKTIFIGKYIWHSEIESELIYVFITEYNNTISPKNNEIDDGKFWSKKEIELNLNKGIFTPNFEHEIPYIEHFFDKKNKW
- a CDS encoding DUF47 domain-containing protein, whose protein sequence is MGLNSFFQILVPKDKKFYPSFKEATSNLVEVSEVLISLMKTDNWDDRIKLISKIKELEKKGDDVTHKMFDMLNSSFITPFDREDIHNLISSIDDVVDYINGAAQRFLLYKPKSNSTDFLKLAELIFDGSKSIQNAIEHIDNLKHPQQIKEACIHVNEIENLADDVYHIAISQLFEKETDTIELIKKKDILQILEKATDKLEDASDVIKSIMIKQA
- a CDS encoding inorganic phosphate transporter encodes the protein MSTLVIIIIAIALIYDFLNGMNDAANSVATIVATRVLSPFMAVLWAAIFNFAAYFIFGLHVANTMGKGIVEPHVVEPWFVFSALVGAAAWVWLCTQLGLPISVSHALIGGMVGPAWFVFGPDAVIGSGIIKVVIFIFVSPIVGFILGYLFMILTKFILKKSKPNKVDAWFRILQLLSSAFFSLGHGSNDAQKTMGIIAVLLFSTGYLGTEFYVPEWVVISCYVAIALGTLTGGWKVIKTMGVNLTDLKPVHGFAAETAGATTLAMSAFMGIPVSTTHTISGAIMGVGVTRRVSAVRWKIAQNIIGAWILTIPTTMIVSGLLYILIRTIVF
- a CDS encoding 3-deoxy-D-manno-octulosonic acid transferase; amino-acid sequence: MLWIYRFSLFAYKLLIQIASLFNEKASLWISGRKNIWQKISQFQVLAQHQVLWMHVSSLGEFEQGRPLIEQIKKNYHNIQIIITFFSPSGYEIRKNYTFADAIFYLPLDSPKNAQRFYDIIKPNWVIFVKYDFWFFYIREAYLRKIPIFLISAVFKPNQIFFKFYGHFYRKMLRYFSQIYVQDDTSKLLLQKININSIVAGDTRCDRVLQIAQSPLPLNNIRDFIKQRVVVIVGSAWDKDIKILKNIIEQTQKNNVLWIIAPHVVNEEHIQDLIQIIDLPAIRYTQINDINNNIKNGVLWIDTIGILSSLYQFATIAYIGGGFGKGIHNTLEPASFGVPVVFGPNYHKFNEAEDMIKLGAAFSISNADEAFQIINQLIQNETFRSKASIKAQMYIQKSAGATQKIIQQLFH
- a CDS encoding TonB-dependent receptor, with amino-acid sequence MKIITLLVVSGLNFSLFSQNVLISGYVKDKKTHEPLPGVNIVLDDNSGAATDVNGFYSFKSNKGGYQTIKFNFLGYQTYSQTINLSDKEQLNLNVELEENIQVIDEVVVSASKFEQKISEVTVSMEVIKPKLLENNNVISMETAINKIPGVDITGDQPSIRGGSGYSYGAGTRVMLLVDDMPLISPDAGDIKWNFLPIENVSQIEVIKGAASALFGSSALNGVINVRTAYPKFEPETKVTIFNGIYMNPKRKELKWWGQTQPLFVGSNLFHMQRYKNLDIVLGASGYSDNGYRQSETEERIRGNFNLRYRFPKKEGWAIGLNGNLMNIDKTDFFLWQNADSGAWRQDPASVTRNIGTRINIDPFFTFYTSPNDKHNIRTRYFYVKNRVPGDSSKDSHSGLYYAEYLFQHQVKDNFTYSLGALHVYSDIQGKLFDKHNATNIAIYGQMDKKINKFNLSAGIRAEYFRIDKTESKSVINGDTIVDIPIQPVARIGVNYQLAEHTFIRSSFGQGYRFPSIAEKFTYTNVGALNIFPNPNLKPETGWSAEIGIKQGVKISNWNGYLDASAFWQEYNKMMEYTFGFYDPKTYRALDIHNPDDLTIIATYGYKALGFQSQNIGHAKITGFDITFTGMGSFFGIPATLLAGYTYTNPIDLNDKDSSKSTSSNMLKYRYYHSLKGDFQLDFKKISTGISLLYQSYMVNIDKAFEDLTGDGPGVGIELLPGLYEYRQKHNKGYIVFDYRISWNITEQSKLSLVVKNIFNKEYMGRPGDIRPPRNVSLQYILSL
- the surE gene encoding 5'/3'-nucleotidase SurE encodes the protein MTPSERLILVCNDDGYFASGIASLIEVVRPLGRVIVVAPEKGESGKSHSITMTTPIRLNLIKEEKNLCIYACSGTPVDSLKLALHQVLDRKPDLVVSGINHGSNSSISVIYSGTMGAVIEACLNGIPAVGFSLLDYATHPDFTASKHVAKIIVNNILQFGLPNEVCLNVNIPKLPIKKLKGIKLCRQAKGVWKEDFVKRLDPHNTPYYWMTGNFDNFEPNATDTDEYALANGYASVVPVKIDFTAYQAYNFLEKWNYEL